A single Elaeis guineensis isolate ETL-2024a chromosome 15, EG11, whole genome shotgun sequence DNA region contains:
- the LOC105057984 gene encoding uncharacterized protein, which produces MTGQMTRWSYREGAEVYRGDDICKKKSIQLLEELSLPKDLLPLVDIEEFGYNRAAGFMWLIQKKKKEHTFKKIKQTVSYATEVTAFVEHHKMKKITGVKTKELLLWLSVVEVYIDDPSSEKITFKTGTGLSDSFPVSAFELE; this is translated from the coding sequence ATGGAGCTACCGTGAAGGGGCCGAGGTCTACCGTGGTGATGACATCTGCAAAAAGAAGTCCATTCAATTGCTCGAAGAGCTCAGCCTCCCCAAGGACCTGTTACCCCTTGTCGACATCGAGGAGTTTGGCTACAACCGTGCTGCAGGATTCATGTGGCTGAtccagaaaaagaagaaggagcaTACATTTAAGAAGATCAAGCAGACGGTATCGTATGCTACCGAGGTGACGGCTTTCGTGGAGCACCACAAGATGAAGAAGATAACAGGGGTGAAGACGAAGGAGCTGTTGTTGTGGCTTTCTGTTGTTGAGGTGTATATTGATGATCCCTCGTCAGAGAAGATCACTTTCAAGACTGGCACTGGACTGTCTGACAGCTTTCCGGTATCTGCCTTCGAGCTCGAGTAG